In the genome of Candidatus Aegiribacteria sp., the window ATCAACTACATAGCCGGCGTAACCGGCATACCTGAATCCGAGATTTACGGAGTTATTACTTTCTACAGCCAGTTCCGGCTTCTGCCCATGGGTAAATACGTTATCAGAGTATGCGCTGGAACAGCATGCCATGTATCGGGAGCCAAGCTGATAAGAGAGACCATCGAGGACGAACTGGGCATCGAAGTGGGCGACACTACGGAAGACGGATTATTCACTCTGAATACAGTTGCGTGTATAGGGTGCTGCTCACTTGCCCCTGTGATGATGATAAACAACGATACGCACGGACGTCTTACCCCCGCCTCAGCTCGAAAGATTATTCGCAACTACAGGAAGAAGGCTGCTGAGAAAACCGATTCTGTTGCAGGTGCTTCCTGAATCCGCAGGTAACTGGATGAACTTTCCCATAGTAAAAAATGTCTGGAGCGATGTATGAAGAAGATAGTAGTTGGAATGGGTACTTGCGGCTTATCCGCCGGAGCCCAAGAGACTTACGACAGGCTGGAGGAGCTTGCGGAAGCGAATCCTGATGTATGCATGCTCACCAGAACAGGCTGCATCGGTATGTGTTACCGGGAACCTCTGGTCGAAATAAGAGAAGGCAACAACAGGATAATCTACGGCGGAGTGACCAAGGAGTCTGCAGATGAGATTTTCAGTAAACACATCCTGGGTAACGAAATAATAGATGATGAAAACCTTGTATACGCCTGTAAGCCCAACGGGGAAACCTACGGTACCGAATGCGAATTCCTTGATCTGCAGGAAAG includes:
- the nuoE gene encoding NADH-quinone oxidoreductase subunit NuoE translates to MKTAAKHDNFSYRLWRYDGAPGELIPLLQSAQEHFGYIPRRAINYIAGVTGIPESEIYGVITFYSQFRLLPMGKYVIRVCAGTACHVSGAKLIRETIEDELGIEVGDTTEDGLFTLNTVACIGCCSLAPVMMINNDTHGRLTPASARKIIRNYRKKAAEKTDSVAGAS